The genomic stretch GCGAGCCGGACCGTCAGCGGGATTTGCACTTTCTCGCCGTCACGTTCACCTTTTTCGTAATACTGGATCATCCGGCGCTTCAAACCGAGCGCGTGCGCCGCATCCTTCTGGGAAAGGCCCATGCCCTTGCGCCATTTTTTGAAATCACTCGGTTCCATACCCATCCCGATCCATTTCCAGTCACATTGCCTATAGCGTGCAATTATTGCGCTTTTGTTACAATCTTCACGGTGATTATCGTTAATGCTGTGTTGGCCTGTGACAAGTCATTGATAACGCGATGGTTTTCATAATTTCGCATTGTTGGCAATAAGCCACACACACCACCTTTAATTGTTAAGCAATGTGGCCTATATCAATAGATGTCGGGCAACCGACTATGGCGATAAATTGCGTTCGTAATAAGCGGATTGGACCCGGGGGCGGTACCCGGCGGCTCCACCAGAATACCCGGCCTGATCTGATGATCGGGTCTTGTGGCGGGGCCGAAATAGGATCGACAAACGTGTACAGGCTCTGCTTTCGCCCGGATGATCTCCGTTATTGGATCACATTTATAGTTGCAAATGACAACTACAAGGAAGAGTTCGCTCTCGCTGCGTAACGCAGTGCGAGTTACTCGCTTTAAACTCCTAGGCCCTTTCCAGGTCTAGGCGGGGCCTCCGGGAGCCTGGCAACAGAATCCCGGGTTTCTTTCCTTGAGATATTCCGTCAACCCACAAATGCCTTTTCGACTACGAACGTATCGGGTTTCGCATTTGAGCCTTCGGTCAGGCCGGCTTTCACGGTCAGGGCCTTTGTATCATTGATCATGTCCATGGAGCCACAAATCATGACGCGATCTGTCTCCGGATCAAGGGGAGGCAGACCGAGATGTTCAAACAGTGCACCTGTTTCAATCAGGTCAGTGATACGCCCCATATTGTCTGACTGTTCGCGTGTTGTCGAAGCAAAATATTTGATCTTGTCCCGGACAAATTCGCCGATCAGTGGATCATCGGGCAGGCTGTTGACCAGGTCACGGGAATAGGCAAGTTCGGCAACTTCACGGCATGTATGCGTGACGATGACCTCGTCAAATTTTTCATAGGTTTCCGGGTCACGAACCAGACTGGCAAAGGGGGCAAAGCCTGTACCGGTGGAGAACATGTAAAGGCGTTTGCCGGGCACCAGCGCATCCAGCACCAGCGTGCCGGTAGGCTTTTTCCCCAGTAAAATTTCATCACCTGGCTGAATTTTCTGGAGTCGCGATGTCAGGGGCCCGTTTTCGACCTTGATAGAGAAGAATTCCAGTTCCTCATCCCATGCGGGGCTGGCGACAGAATAGGCACGCAGGATTGGTTTGCCATTGTCACCGGGCAGGCCAATCATCACGAATTCGCCTGAACGAAACCGAAAGCTTTGCGGGCGTGTTGTTCTGAAGGCAAAGAGCCTGTCAGTGTAGTGTGTTACACTGAGTACTTTTTCCAGTGTGGGAGCGTTCGGGTTTAGCTTGGGTTTGTCCATTATTGCGGCCTCAGTCATGTTGGCAGCCTCTGATTTTTCAACGATGCTTTTGGAGTGCAGCATATAGTCAGCCAATGACGGTGTGACAACACCGTCTGTATGACGAAGCCGTGACCCGAAGACGATAAATCATCGCCTCTGCATTAGAAAAGCTGCACCTTTACAGCAAATCGTCAGCTTCCTTGAATTTCATGGCGAGGTCTTCGGCAACTGCTTCATGGGTGATCCAGCCTTTCGCGACATTGAGTCCACGCTTGAGGTGGCGGTCACGACGCAGGGCATCCTGCACGCCGCGATTGGCCAGGTTAACGGCATGGGGCAGGGTCCGGTTGTTCAGTGCCAGGGTTGAGGTGCGCGCAACAGCGCCCGGCATATTGGCCACACAATAATGCACAATGCCATCAACCT from Parvularcula sp. IMCC14364 encodes the following:
- a CDS encoding ferredoxin--NADP reductase → MTEAAIMDKPKLNPNAPTLEKVLSVTHYTDRLFAFRTTRPQSFRFRSGEFVMIGLPGDNGKPILRAYSVASPAWDEELEFFSIKVENGPLTSRLQKIQPGDEILLGKKPTGTLVLDALVPGKRLYMFSTGTGFAPFASLVRDPETYEKFDEVIVTHTCREVAELAYSRDLVNSLPDDPLIGEFVRDKIKYFASTTREQSDNMGRITDLIETGALFEHLGLPPLDPETDRVMICGSMDMINDTKALTVKAGLTEGSNAKPDTFVVEKAFVG
- a CDS encoding helix-turn-helix transcriptional regulator; the protein is MGMEPSDFKKWRKGMGLSQKDAAHALGLKRRMIQYYEKGERDGEKVQIPLTVRLACYALTEGVADYRGPHRKVVMTEHAKKDKEPV